The following proteins are encoded in a genomic region of Alistipes shahii WAL 8301:
- a CDS encoding helix-turn-helix domain-containing protein — translation MERENVFYIKNMVCNRCILVVTRLLEKAGFTPLDVGLGTVVVQEKPGREQREAFRKLLEAYGFELIDDSRMRLIEQIRTAVIELVHYSEDASKVNLSDYLRERCHRDYSALSKLFSEVNGISIEKYFLAQRIERVKELLAYGDLTVSEIADKLRYSSVAHLSAQFRAQTGMSPTEFRRLKGRGLKPLDEV, via the coding sequence ATGGAACGGGAGAACGTCTTTTATATCAAAAACATGGTTTGCAACCGCTGCATTCTGGTCGTCACCCGGCTGCTCGAAAAAGCGGGGTTCACGCCCCTCGATGTCGGACTGGGAACGGTCGTCGTGCAGGAGAAGCCCGGCCGGGAGCAGCGGGAGGCGTTCCGCAAACTGCTCGAAGCCTACGGGTTCGAACTGATCGACGACAGCCGGATGCGCCTCATCGAGCAGATCCGGACGGCCGTGATCGAATTGGTGCATTACAGCGAAGATGCCTCGAAAGTCAACCTGTCGGATTACCTGCGCGAACGCTGCCACCGTGATTACAGTGCGTTGAGCAAGCTCTTTTCGGAGGTCAACGGCATCAGCATCGAGAAATACTTCCTCGCCCAGCGGATCGAGCGGGTCAAGGAACTGCTGGCCTACGGCGACCTGACCGTCAGCGAGATCGCCGACAAACTCCGTTATTCGAGCGTGGCGCACCTCAGCGCCCAGTTCCGCGCCCAGACCGGGATGTCGCCCACTGAATTCCGCCGGCTGAAAGGACGCGGCCTGAAACCGCTGGATGAAGTGTAG
- a CDS encoding heavy metal translocating P-type ATPase, translated as MEKSKIITNTFPVAGMSCASCAVRVDKALNGLPGVESAHVNYASATARVDYRSGECSPGTLKRAVQAAGYDLLTDAEGPAEDEAAHVRAAHYRALKRRTLWAAGLCLPIVAGGMLFMDAPAVKYAVWALSTPVVFGLGREFFVNAWKQLRHGAANMDTLVAVSTGIAYLFSLFNLFFPEFWLSRGIEPHVYFESAAVIVAFILLGRLLEERAKRGTTTAIAKLMGLQPKTVTVITPSGERSVPVAELRAGDLVAVHPGERIAVDGTVAEGASYVDESMLSGEPLPVCKQEGAAVFAGTMNGNGAFRFRTDRVGQDTVLARIIRMVRDAQGSKAPVQRTVDRIAGVFVPAIIVLAVLTFAAWMLFAPEEGFTRGLLALVTVLIIACPCALGLATPTALMVGIGKGAGQGILVKDAASLEVARKVDTVVLDKTGTLTEGRPSVVDAAWAEGSETARRILFSLEKRSGHPLSQAVVESLGGERDVPVTGFESIPGQGVRGVAEGRTWYAGNDALLSRHGIVPDARLQRLAEGWVQEAKTVVWFADEERTHAVLALADALKPSSAGAVARLHALGITVWMLTGDNAGSARETARKAGITRFRAGVLPHEKAGFVRQLQSEGRTVAMAGDGINDSAALAQADLSVAMGQGSDIAMDTAMVTILSSDLRKIPEMIRLSQLTVRTIRQNLFWAFIYNLVAIPVAAGALYPLWGFLLDPMIGGAAMALSSVSVVANSLRLKRRRIGDECEHDEPVETEEKMKKEFIVDGMTCNHCRMHVEHALNALDGVKAVVTLDPPVAAVEFSGPEIGLGELQKAVTERAGEYTLRAR; from the coding sequence ATGGAAAAGAGTAAGATCATCACGAATACGTTCCCGGTCGCAGGCATGAGCTGCGCTTCGTGCGCAGTCCGGGTCGATAAGGCGCTCAACGGCCTGCCGGGCGTCGAGTCTGCGCATGTGAACTACGCTTCCGCTACGGCGCGGGTGGACTACCGTTCGGGGGAGTGCTCTCCCGGGACGCTGAAGCGGGCCGTGCAGGCGGCCGGTTACGACCTGCTGACCGACGCGGAAGGCCCGGCGGAGGACGAGGCGGCGCACGTTCGTGCGGCGCATTACCGGGCGCTCAAACGGCGGACTCTTTGGGCGGCGGGGCTTTGTCTTCCGATTGTGGCCGGAGGCATGCTGTTCATGGACGCTCCGGCCGTGAAATACGCCGTGTGGGCGCTCTCCACCCCGGTCGTTTTCGGACTGGGACGGGAGTTCTTCGTCAACGCCTGGAAACAGCTCCGCCACGGGGCGGCCAACATGGATACGCTGGTTGCCGTCAGTACCGGAATCGCCTATCTGTTCAGCCTTTTCAACCTGTTTTTCCCGGAATTCTGGCTGTCGAGGGGCATCGAGCCGCACGTCTATTTCGAGTCGGCGGCCGTCATCGTCGCCTTCATCCTGCTGGGGCGGCTGCTTGAGGAGCGGGCGAAGCGCGGCACGACGACGGCCATCGCGAAACTGATGGGCCTGCAACCGAAAACCGTCACGGTGATCACCCCTTCGGGCGAACGCTCCGTGCCCGTTGCGGAGCTTCGCGCCGGGGATCTGGTCGCCGTGCATCCCGGCGAACGCATCGCCGTGGACGGCACGGTGGCCGAAGGCGCGTCGTATGTCGACGAGAGCATGCTCAGCGGGGAACCGCTCCCCGTCTGCAAACAGGAGGGTGCGGCGGTGTTCGCCGGAACGATGAATGGCAACGGTGCGTTCCGTTTCCGGACCGACAGGGTGGGGCAGGACACGGTGCTGGCCCGGATCATCCGCATGGTGCGGGATGCGCAGGGCAGCAAGGCCCCCGTGCAGCGGACCGTCGACCGGATCGCCGGCGTTTTCGTTCCCGCCATCATCGTCCTCGCCGTGCTGACCTTCGCGGCGTGGATGCTTTTCGCGCCGGAGGAGGGCTTCACCCGCGGGCTGCTGGCGCTGGTGACCGTGCTGATCATCGCGTGCCCCTGTGCGCTGGGTCTGGCGACGCCCACGGCCCTCATGGTCGGGATCGGCAAGGGCGCCGGACAGGGCATCCTCGTCAAGGACGCTGCGAGCCTGGAGGTGGCCCGGAAGGTCGACACCGTGGTGCTGGACAAGACCGGAACGCTCACCGAAGGCCGTCCGTCGGTCGTGGACGCTGCGTGGGCCGAAGGGTCGGAGACGGCGCGGCGGATTCTGTTCAGCCTCGAAAAACGCTCGGGGCATCCGCTTTCGCAGGCCGTCGTCGAATCGCTCGGCGGGGAGCGGGACGTTCCCGTGACCGGGTTCGAAAGCATTCCCGGGCAGGGTGTCCGGGGCGTCGCGGAGGGGCGGACCTGGTATGCCGGGAACGACGCGCTGCTGTCCCGCCACGGCATCGTGCCCGACGCCCGCCTGCAACGGCTGGCCGAAGGGTGGGTGCAGGAGGCGAAGACCGTGGTTTGGTTCGCCGACGAGGAGCGGACGCACGCCGTGCTCGCCCTTGCCGATGCGCTGAAACCCTCGTCGGCCGGGGCCGTCGCCCGGCTGCACGCGCTGGGAATCACGGTCTGGATGCTGACGGGCGACAACGCCGGTTCGGCGCGTGAAACGGCCCGGAAAGCCGGGATCACCCGTTTCCGGGCGGGCGTCCTGCCGCACGAAAAGGCCGGATTCGTCCGGCAGTTGCAGTCCGAAGGCCGGACGGTGGCCATGGCCGGCGACGGGATCAACGACAGCGCGGCTCTCGCGCAGGCCGATTTGAGCGTCGCCATGGGGCAGGGGAGCGACATTGCGATGGATACCGCGATGGTGACGATCCTCTCGTCGGACCTCCGGAAAATCCCGGAGATGATCCGGCTGTCGCAACTCACCGTGCGGACGATTCGCCAGAACCTCTTCTGGGCCTTCATTTACAACCTCGTCGCCATTCCCGTAGCGGCCGGGGCGCTCTATCCCCTCTGGGGGTTTCTGCTCGACCCGATGATCGGCGGGGCGGCCATGGCCTTGAGCAGCGTGAGCGTCGTGGCCAACAGCTTGCGGCTGAAACGCCGGCGGATCGGCGATGAGTGTGAACATGACGAACCGGTTGAAACCGAAGAAAAGATGAAAAAGGAATTTATCGTGGACGGCATGACGTGCAATCATTGCCGGATGCATGTGGAACATGCGCTGAACGCCCTCGACGGCGTGAAGGCGGTCGTGACGCTGGACCCTCCGGTGGCCGCCGTGGAGTTCTCCGGGCCGGAAATCGGCCTCGGGGAGTTGCAGAAGGCCGTTACGGAGCGGGCCGGGGAGTATACCCTGCGGGCGCGGTGA
- a CDS encoding alanine/glycine:cation symporter family protein, whose protein sequence is METLSRWIGGVNDVLWTYVLVAALLGCAVWFTLRTRGVQFRLLGEMMRVLGESAGSGPEGERHVSSFQAFAVSLASRVGTGNLAGVATAIVVGGPGAVFWMWVIALVGAASAFVESTLAQLYKRRGRDSFIGGPAYYMERGLGRRWMGVLFAVLISVTFGFAFNSVQSNTICAAWEGAFGADHVWVGVVLTALTLLIIFGGIRRIARVSGVIVPIMALGYIVLALGVVLFNLGRLPEVLELIVADAFGWEQTLGGAVGAALMQGIKRGLFSNEAGMGSAPNVAATAHVSHPVKQGLIQTLGVFTDTLVICTCTAFIILFGGVPDASLNGIQLTQAALESEIGPAGGVFVAVAIFLFAFSSIIGNYYYGEANIRFITPRPWALTLYRLLVGAMVLFGSVATLDLAWSLADVTMALMTLCNLAAIVLLGRQAFLLLADYTAQKRQGIKNPVFTKDRIPELKDKAECW, encoded by the coding sequence ATGGAGACTCTTTCCCGTTGGATCGGCGGCGTGAACGACGTGCTGTGGACCTATGTGCTGGTCGCGGCGCTCTTGGGGTGTGCCGTGTGGTTCACCCTGCGCACGCGGGGCGTGCAGTTCCGCCTGCTGGGCGAGATGATGCGCGTGCTGGGCGAGTCGGCCGGAAGCGGCCCGGAGGGCGAGCGGCACGTCTCGTCGTTCCAGGCTTTCGCCGTGTCGCTGGCCAGCCGCGTCGGCACGGGGAATCTCGCGGGCGTCGCCACGGCCATCGTCGTCGGGGGACCCGGCGCGGTCTTCTGGATGTGGGTCATCGCCCTTGTGGGCGCCGCGAGCGCTTTCGTCGAGTCGACCCTCGCACAGCTTTACAAACGCCGCGGCAGGGACTCTTTCATCGGCGGTCCGGCCTACTACATGGAACGCGGCCTCGGGCGGAGGTGGATGGGCGTGCTGTTCGCCGTGCTGATCTCCGTGACCTTCGGATTCGCCTTCAACTCGGTGCAGAGCAACACGATCTGCGCCGCGTGGGAGGGAGCTTTCGGCGCCGATCATGTGTGGGTGGGCGTCGTGCTCACGGCGCTGACGCTGCTCATCATCTTCGGAGGCATACGGCGCATTGCGCGTGTCAGCGGCGTGATCGTCCCGATTATGGCGCTGGGGTACATCGTGCTGGCGCTGGGCGTCGTGCTGTTCAACCTCGGGCGGCTGCCCGAAGTGCTGGAACTGATCGTCGCCGACGCTTTCGGCTGGGAGCAGACGCTGGGCGGCGCGGTCGGCGCGGCGTTGATGCAGGGCATCAAGCGGGGACTTTTCAGCAACGAGGCCGGTATGGGTTCGGCCCCGAACGTCGCCGCCACGGCTCACGTTTCGCATCCCGTGAAGCAGGGGCTTATCCAGACCCTCGGGGTCTTCACCGATACGCTCGTCATCTGCACCTGCACGGCCTTCATCATCCTGTTCGGGGGCGTTCCCGACGCCTCGCTCAACGGCATTCAGCTGACGCAGGCGGCTCTGGAGAGCGAGATCGGTCCCGCGGGCGGGGTGTTCGTCGCCGTGGCGATCTTCCTGTTCGCCTTTTCGTCGATTATCGGCAATTATTACTACGGCGAAGCCAACATCCGCTTCATCACTCCGCGGCCGTGGGCGCTGACGCTCTACCGGCTGCTGGTCGGCGCGATGGTGCTCTTCGGATCCGTGGCGACGCTCGATCTGGCATGGAGCCTGGCCGATGTGACGATGGCGCTGATGACGCTGTGCAATCTGGCGGCGATCGTGCTGCTGGGCCGTCAGGCCTTCCTGCTGCTGGCCGACTACACGGCCCAGAAGCGGCAGGGCATCAAAAATCCGGTCTTCACGAAAGACCGGATTCCCGAATTGAAAGACAAGGCCGAGTGCTGGTAG
- a CDS encoding acyltransferase: protein MKNRLPDLNVPARERIGWVDLLRVIACFLVVFSHSCDAFVAVFDSDRATFLQGALAGSFVRACVPLFVMMSGVLLLPVRTGTGAFYRKRIGRVLLALVFWSLTLPVLYYLYMRYVGTSSPSIDPALFTGEATLHKMWTFVFNFCYDTTPLWYLYMLIGLYLIMPLISPWLERASRRELQSVLAIWGLTLLLPYVKMLAPALGYTGNYGNTGLYGVCDWNGFGTFHYVSGFAGYLVLAFYLVKFPPAWSWRRTLAICIPSFIIGYLITGLGFITMQKHFPGNYAYLEIVWYFAGINVFMMTAPVFILVQKAAARPRAWLSRLAGATFGIYLCHFIFVQAGYDLVQRIPGLPALARIALIACGAFAVSWAVVRLMQRWSVTRRLVE from the coding sequence ATGAAGAACCGACTTCCCGACCTGAACGTCCCGGCCCGCGAACGCATCGGCTGGGTGGACCTCCTGCGCGTGATCGCCTGCTTTCTGGTGGTCTTCTCCCACAGCTGCGACGCCTTCGTCGCCGTGTTCGACAGCGACCGCGCCACCTTCCTGCAAGGAGCGTTGGCAGGCAGTTTCGTCCGGGCCTGCGTGCCGCTGTTCGTGATGATGTCGGGCGTGCTGCTGCTGCCCGTGCGGACCGGAACGGGGGCTTTCTACCGCAAGCGGATCGGCCGCGTCCTCCTGGCGCTGGTCTTCTGGTCGCTGACGCTGCCCGTGCTCTACTACCTGTATATGCGCTACGTCGGGACCTCCAGTCCGTCGATCGACCCCGCGCTGTTCACCGGCGAAGCGACGCTGCACAAGATGTGGACCTTCGTCTTCAACTTCTGCTACGACACCACGCCGCTCTGGTATCTCTATATGCTGATAGGACTTTATCTGATCATGCCGCTGATCAGCCCGTGGCTCGAGCGGGCCTCGCGGCGCGAGTTGCAGAGCGTCCTCGCGATCTGGGGCCTGACGCTGCTGCTGCCCTACGTGAAGATGCTCGCCCCGGCGCTCGGCTACACGGGCAATTACGGCAACACGGGGCTTTACGGCGTCTGCGACTGGAACGGGTTCGGCACGTTCCACTACGTCTCGGGATTCGCCGGTTACCTCGTGCTGGCCTTCTACCTCGTGAAATTCCCGCCCGCGTGGAGCTGGCGCAGGACGCTGGCCATCTGCATCCCGTCCTTCATCATCGGCTACCTCATCACGGGACTGGGCTTCATCACCATGCAGAAGCATTTCCCGGGCAACTACGCCTACCTCGAAATCGTCTGGTATTTCGCCGGCATCAACGTCTTTATGATGACCGCCCCGGTCTTCATCCTCGTGCAGAAGGCCGCCGCACGGCCCCGCGCATGGCTCTCGCGGCTGGCGGGCGCGACGTTCGGCATCTACCTCTGCCACTTCATCTTCGTTCAGGCCGGCTACGACCTCGTGCAGCGGATTCCGGGACTTCCCGCGCTGGCGCGCATCGCGCTGATCGCCTGCGGGGCCTTCGCCGTGAGCTGGGCGGTGGTGCGGCTGATGCAGCGGTGGAGCGTGACGCGCCGGCTGGTAGAGTAA
- the pflA gene encoding pyruvate formate-lyase-activating protein, translated as MLRVHSYESMGTFDGPGLRLVVFLQGCNFRCLYCANPDTIEAGAGTLTDPAEILRMAVDQKPFFGRRGGVTFSGGEPTFQAAELVPLVKSLKEAGIHVCIDSNGGVWNPAVEELLGLVDLVLLDVKQADSERHRALTGRENAQTLRTAAWLEAHGKPFWLRYVLVPGISDAEADIRALGERLGGYKSVERVELLPYHTLGVHKYEAMGLEYKLRDVRENTPEQLDRAAALLREYFPTVVVN; from the coding sequence ATGCTTCGTGTACATTCTTACGAATCCATGGGAACATTCGACGGGCCGGGACTCCGGCTCGTCGTTTTCCTCCAAGGCTGCAATTTCCGCTGTCTCTACTGCGCCAACCCCGACACGATCGAGGCCGGAGCGGGCACATTGACCGACCCTGCGGAGATCCTGCGCATGGCCGTCGACCAGAAGCCCTTCTTCGGGCGGCGCGGCGGCGTGACCTTCTCGGGCGGGGAACCCACCTTCCAGGCTGCGGAACTCGTTCCGCTCGTAAAGTCGTTGAAGGAGGCCGGCATCCACGTCTGCATCGACTCGAACGGCGGGGTGTGGAACCCGGCCGTCGAAGAGCTGCTGGGGCTGGTCGACCTGGTGCTGCTGGACGTGAAGCAGGCCGATTCCGAACGCCACCGCGCCCTCACCGGACGCGAAAACGCGCAGACGCTCCGCACGGCCGCCTGGCTCGAAGCCCACGGAAAACCCTTCTGGCTGCGCTACGTGCTGGTTCCGGGCATCAGCGACGCCGAAGCCGACATCCGTGCGCTGGGCGAACGCCTCGGCGGCTACAAGTCGGTCGAGCGGGTCGAACTGCTCCCCTACCACACCCTCGGAGTGCATAAGTACGAGGCGATGGGGCTGGAGTACAAACTCCGCGACGTGCGGGAGAACACCCCCGAACAGCTCGACCGCGCCGCGGCCCTGCTGCGCGAATACTTCCCGACGGTGGTGGTCAACTGA
- the pflB gene encoding formate C-acetyltransferase, whose protein sequence is MELNKTFIDGLWSKEINVTSFVQTNITPYLGDASFLAGPTERTKHIWNLCLKALEEERQHNGVRALDNKTVSTVTSHKAGYIDRENELIVGLQTDELLKRAIKPFGGINVVSRACKENGVEVDEKVKDIFTHYRKTHNDGVFDVYTEEIRSFRSLGFLTGLPDNYARGRIIGDYRRLALYGTDRLIEAKQEDLRNLTGPMTDARIRLREEVAEQIKALKDIRTMGEYYGLDLSRPAHSAQEAVQWVYMAYLAAVKEQDGAAMSLGNVSSFLDIFIEYDLAHGTIDESFAQELIDQFVIKLRMVRHLRMQSYNDIFAGDPTWVTEAIGGRFNDGRTKVTKTSFRFLQTLYNLGPSPEPNLTILWSPELPQGFKDFCAKVSADTSSIQYENDDLMREVRHSDDYGIACCVSFQDIGRQIQFFGARTNLAKALLLAINEGRCENTGTLMVKGIPALSEGPLRFEEVMRNYKMVLKEIARVYNEAMNIIHYMHDKYYYEKAQMAFVDTDPRINLAYGVAGLSIALDSLSAIKYARVTPRRNAEGLTEAFDIEGEFPCYGNNDDRVDHLGVDLVYYFSEELKKLPVYKNARPTLSLLTITSNVMYGKKTGATPDGRLKGVAFAPGANPMHGRDKSGAIASLASVAKMRYRDSQDGISNTFSIVPKSLGPTAGERIENLVTMLDGYFTKGAHHLNVNVLNREMLEDAMEHPEKYPQLTIRVSGYAVNFTKLSREHQLEVISRSFHERM, encoded by the coding sequence ATGGAACTGAACAAAACCTTTATCGACGGGCTTTGGAGCAAAGAGATCAACGTGACGAGCTTCGTACAGACAAACATCACCCCCTACCTGGGCGACGCCTCGTTCCTCGCAGGACCTACCGAGCGAACGAAGCACATCTGGAACCTCTGCCTCAAGGCCCTCGAAGAGGAGCGTCAGCATAACGGCGTCCGCGCGCTGGACAACAAGACCGTTTCGACCGTCACCTCGCACAAGGCCGGCTACATCGACCGCGAAAACGAGCTGATCGTGGGCCTGCAAACCGACGAACTGCTCAAGCGCGCCATCAAACCCTTCGGCGGCATCAACGTCGTATCGCGCGCCTGCAAGGAGAACGGCGTGGAGGTCGACGAGAAGGTGAAGGACATCTTCACCCACTACCGCAAGACGCACAACGACGGCGTGTTCGACGTCTACACCGAGGAGATCCGCTCGTTCCGCTCGCTGGGCTTCCTGACGGGTCTTCCCGACAACTACGCCCGCGGCCGCATCATCGGCGACTACCGCCGTCTGGCCCTCTACGGAACCGACCGCCTGATCGAGGCCAAGCAGGAGGACCTCCGCAACCTCACCGGCCCGATGACCGACGCCCGCATCCGCCTGCGCGAAGAGGTCGCCGAACAGATCAAGGCCCTGAAGGACATCCGCACGATGGGCGAATACTACGGACTGGACCTCAGCCGTCCGGCGCATTCGGCGCAGGAGGCCGTGCAGTGGGTCTACATGGCCTACCTGGCCGCCGTCAAGGAGCAGGACGGAGCCGCCATGTCGCTGGGCAACGTATCGTCGTTCCTCGACATCTTCATCGAATACGACCTCGCGCACGGGACGATCGACGAGTCGTTCGCCCAGGAGCTGATCGACCAGTTCGTCATCAAGCTGCGCATGGTGCGCCACCTGCGCATGCAGTCCTACAACGACATCTTCGCCGGCGACCCGACGTGGGTGACCGAGGCCATCGGCGGACGCTTCAACGACGGCCGCACGAAGGTGACGAAGACCTCGTTCCGCTTCCTGCAAACGCTCTACAACCTCGGTCCTTCGCCCGAACCGAACCTCACGATTCTCTGGAGTCCCGAGCTGCCGCAGGGATTCAAGGACTTCTGCGCCAAGGTTTCGGCCGACACCAGCTCGATCCAGTACGAGAACGACGACCTGATGCGCGAAGTGCGCCACTCGGACGACTACGGCATCGCCTGCTGCGTCTCGTTCCAGGACATCGGCCGCCAGATCCAGTTCTTCGGCGCCCGCACCAACCTGGCCAAGGCCCTGCTGCTGGCCATTAACGAAGGTCGCTGCGAGAACACCGGCACGCTGATGGTCAAGGGCATTCCGGCGCTGTCGGAGGGTCCGCTGCGCTTCGAGGAGGTGATGCGCAACTACAAGATGGTGCTCAAGGAGATCGCCCGCGTCTACAACGAGGCCATGAACATCATCCACTACATGCACGACAAGTACTACTACGAGAAGGCCCAGATGGCATTCGTCGACACCGATCCCCGCATCAATCTCGCCTACGGCGTGGCCGGTCTCTCGATCGCCCTCGACTCGCTCTCGGCCATCAAATACGCCCGCGTGACGCCCCGCCGCAACGCCGAGGGTCTCACCGAAGCCTTCGACATCGAGGGTGAATTCCCCTGCTACGGCAACAACGACGACCGTGTCGACCACCTGGGCGTGGATCTCGTCTACTACTTCAGCGAGGAGCTGAAGAAGCTGCCCGTCTACAAGAACGCCCGCCCGACGCTGTCGCTGCTGACGATCACCTCGAACGTGATGTACGGCAAGAAGACCGGCGCAACGCCCGACGGACGCCTCAAGGGCGTGGCCTTCGCCCCGGGAGCCAACCCGATGCACGGCCGCGACAAGAGCGGCGCCATCGCTTCGCTCGCCTCGGTGGCCAAGATGCGTTACCGCGACTCGCAGGACGGTATTTCGAACACCTTCTCGATCGTGCCCAAATCGCTCGGTCCGACGGCCGGAGAGCGTATCGAGAACCTCGTGACGATGCTCGACGGCTATTTCACCAAGGGCGCACACCACCTGAACGTCAACGTGCTGAACCGCGAGATGCTCGAAGACGCCATGGAGCACCCCGAGAAATATCCGCAGCTGACGATCCGCGTCTCGGGCTACGCCGTGAACTTCACCAAGTTGAGCCGCGAACACCAGCTCGAAGTCATCAGCCGCAGCTTCCACGAAAGGATGTAA
- a CDS encoding PepSY-like domain-containing protein — MKRFWIALLGAGLFATAAFAGGDEVPVRMHELPDAAKTLVKKYFHDIEVVSATMEKGVAPSYEVKLADGTKIDFDARGEWTDVERPGGVVPDGLIPQPILKFVAANYPGRHVRGVERDGRNHEITLDNGLELKFNRRFRLVETDH; from the coding sequence ATGAAAAGATTCTGGATTGCCCTGCTGGGTGCGGGGCTTTTTGCGACGGCGGCGTTCGCCGGCGGTGACGAAGTTCCGGTCAGGATGCACGAACTGCCCGATGCGGCGAAGACGTTGGTGAAAAAGTATTTTCACGACATCGAGGTGGTTTCCGCCACGATGGAGAAGGGCGTGGCCCCGAGCTATGAGGTGAAGCTGGCCGACGGTACGAAGATCGACTTCGACGCCCGCGGCGAGTGGACCGATGTCGAGCGGCCGGGGGGTGTCGTGCCCGACGGGCTGATTCCGCAGCCGATCCTGAAATTCGTGGCTGCGAACTATCCGGGGCGGCACGTCCGGGGTGTCGAACGCGACGGCCGCAACCATGAGATCACCCTCGACAACGGACTGGAACTGAAATTCAACCGCCGTTTCCGGCTGGTGGAGACCGATCACTGA
- a CDS encoding DUF2721 domain-containing protein: MEELSLTTPALLFSAVSLILLAYTNRFLSYAQLVRTLKEQHLQHPSKVTRAQIDNLRRRLHLTRTMQLLGVTSLFLCVVTMFLIYVGLMLLSAYVFGAALLLLVGSLGVSIWEIQISVRALEIHLKDMENPLDKRDSE; the protein is encoded by the coding sequence ATGGAAGAACTCTCGCTTACGACCCCCGCCCTGCTGTTTTCGGCCGTGTCGCTGATTCTGCTGGCCTACACCAACCGGTTTCTGTCCTACGCGCAATTGGTGCGCACGCTCAAGGAGCAGCATTTGCAGCACCCCTCGAAGGTGACGCGCGCGCAGATCGACAACCTCCGCCGGCGGCTCCACCTCACGCGCACGATGCAGTTGCTGGGCGTCACGAGCCTGTTCCTGTGCGTGGTGACGATGTTTCTGATCTACGTGGGGCTGATGCTGCTTTCGGCTTATGTCTTCGGTGCGGCGTTGCTGCTGCTGGTCGGTTCGCTGGGCGTTTCGATCTGGGAGATTCAGATCTCGGTCCGGGCGCTGGAGATTCACCTCAAGGATATGGAGAACCCGCTTGACAAGCGGGATTCGGAATAA